In Bradyrhizobium erythrophlei, a single genomic region encodes these proteins:
- a CDS encoding chromate resistance protein ChrB domain-containing protein, giving the protein MSSYTSISSEKLFRLVGTAKAPALIDVRPDEDLAADPRLIPGASRQSHRHVGEWSASFAGQPVIVICRNGGALAEGTAARLRHDGIAAETLEGGHAAWRKAGLPTVAADKLPKRDAQGRTVWVTRSRPKIDRIACPWLIRRFVDPRAVFLFVAPAEVDGVAARFEAVPFDVEHVFWSHRGELCTFDVMVQEFGLSMPPLERLAAMVRAADTARLDLSPEAPGLLAASLGLSRMYDDDLEQLDAGMLLYDAFYRWCRDAAKETHNWPTNKAKP; this is encoded by the coding sequence ATGTCATCCTACACCTCGATTTCATCCGAAAAACTGTTCCGCCTCGTTGGCACGGCGAAGGCGCCGGCGCTGATCGACGTTCGCCCCGACGAAGACTTGGCGGCGGACCCGCGCCTCATTCCGGGCGCATCGCGCCAGTCACATCGTCATGTCGGGGAATGGTCGGCCAGCTTTGCCGGGCAGCCTGTGATCGTGATCTGCCGCAACGGTGGAGCGCTCGCCGAAGGCACTGCGGCGCGGCTCCGCCACGATGGCATCGCCGCCGAGACGCTGGAAGGCGGCCACGCCGCCTGGAGAAAGGCTGGGCTTCCGACGGTTGCGGCCGACAAGCTTCCAAAGCGCGATGCGCAGGGACGCACGGTCTGGGTCACGCGGTCGCGGCCGAAGATCGACCGCATTGCCTGTCCCTGGCTGATCCGCCGTTTCGTCGACCCTCGCGCCGTTTTCCTGTTCGTTGCGCCTGCCGAAGTCGATGGCGTCGCCGCGCGCTTTGAAGCCGTGCCGTTCGACGTCGAACACGTATTCTGGAGCCATCGCGGCGAGCTGTGCACGTTCGACGTCATGGTCCAGGAGTTCGGCCTGTCGATGCCGCCATTGGAGCGGCTGGCCGCCATGGTGCGCGCGGCCGACACGGCACGGCTCGATCTTTCGCCGGAGGCGCCGGGATTGCTCGCGGCCTCGCTCGGCCTGTCGCGGATGTATGACGACGATCTGGAACAGCTCGACGCCGGCATGCTGCTCTACGACGCGTTCTATCGCTGGTGCCGGGACGCAGCGAAGGAAACCCACAACTGGCCGACGAACAAGGCGAAGCCGTAA
- a CDS encoding CAP domain-containing protein: protein MQDPTTSPRWLVASAAILFALVCSVAAEAATPAEMISGYRLAHGEGKVKTDAALSRIAEEQAKAMAARDVLEHDALRPFSARVTQLGPVRSAENIAYGHDTFPKTLDQWIESSGHRYNLLMHGASRVGIASARSAKSGRTYWAMVIAAPEPKREKRGKGGKEKPCRIMINDTCL from the coding sequence ATGCAAGATCCGACCACATCGCCTCGATGGCTCGTCGCTTCGGCTGCAATCCTGTTCGCGCTCGTTTGCTCGGTGGCTGCCGAGGCCGCGACGCCGGCCGAGATGATTTCCGGTTACCGGCTCGCGCACGGCGAAGGCAAGGTGAAGACCGATGCGGCGCTCTCACGGATCGCCGAAGAGCAGGCAAAGGCGATGGCGGCGAGAGACGTGCTCGAGCACGACGCGCTGCGGCCGTTCAGCGCGCGCGTCACCCAGCTTGGTCCGGTCAGATCCGCCGAGAACATCGCCTACGGCCACGACACATTCCCGAAGACGCTCGATCAATGGATCGAATCGAGCGGGCACCGCTATAACCTGTTGATGCACGGCGCCTCGCGCGTCGGCATCGCCAGCGCCAGAAGCGCCAAGAGCGGCCGCACCTATTGGGCGATGGTGATCGCAGCGCCGGAACCCAAGCGCGAAAAACGCGGCAAGGGCGGCAAGGAGAAACCTTGCCGGATCATGATCAACGATACCTGCCTGTGA
- a CDS encoding GNAT family N-acetyltransferase encodes MSEDLSFRRAQEDDFAAVRGLAEQLAAHIEEPPPPLTLERYLTFYVRDHAPMHLVLAERGGRVVGMIAWVLTHELYSARACVYVSDIAVHAEARGQGVGKALMAQAKAGVARKERASLPGMCGTATSPPGNSINASAPPSIPRRSATS; translated from the coding sequence GTGAGCGAGGATCTGAGTTTCCGAAGGGCGCAAGAGGACGATTTTGCCGCCGTGCGCGGCCTTGCCGAACAGTTGGCAGCCCACATCGAAGAGCCGCCGCCACCACTGACGCTCGAGCGTTATCTCACCTTCTATGTTCGCGATCATGCGCCAATGCATCTCGTTCTCGCGGAGCGCGGCGGTCGCGTGGTCGGCATGATCGCGTGGGTACTGACTCACGAACTCTATAGCGCCCGCGCTTGCGTGTATGTCAGCGACATTGCGGTCCATGCCGAGGCGCGCGGGCAGGGCGTCGGCAAGGCGCTGATGGCGCAGGCGAAGGCTGGGGTCGCACGCAAGGAGCGCGCAAGCTTGCCTGGGATGTGTGGGACCGCAACGTCACCGCCCGGCAATTCTATCAACGCCTCGGCGCCGCCATCGATTCCGAGGCGATCGGCCACGTCCTGA
- a CDS encoding ArsR/SmtB family transcription factor, whose product MEKTAAVAALAALAQDNRLDVFRLLVQAGPDGMTAGSIAEALDLAPNTLTFHFDRLRMAGLATVRRDGRSMIYAAQFETMDALLGFLTENCCGGAPCAPAVVCKPARKRTKVPA is encoded by the coding sequence ATGGAAAAGACAGCCGCCGTCGCCGCGCTTGCCGCGCTCGCCCAGGACAATCGTCTCGACGTCTTCCGCCTGCTGGTCCAGGCCGGGCCGGACGGCATGACGGCGGGTTCGATCGCCGAGGCGCTGGATCTGGCCCCCAACACATTGACGTTCCACTTCGACCGGCTGCGCATGGCGGGGCTGGCGACCGTCAGGCGGGACGGACGCTCGATGATCTATGCCGCGCAGTTCGAGACCATGGACGCGCTGCTCGGCTTCCTGACCGAGAATTGCTGCGGCGGGGCGCCGTGCGCGCCGGCCGTCGTCTGCAAGCCTGCGCGCAAGCGCACCAAAGTGCCAGCCTGA
- a CDS encoding ArsI/CadI family heavy metal resistance metalloenzyme codes for MKRLHVHVSVEDIKQSVGFYSALFASEPSVVKSDYAKWMLEDPRVNFAISTRGREPGLDHLGIQVESAGELQEVYARLRQAGGDVIEQGETACCYAKSEKSWIDDPAGIAWETFHTMGESIVYGDGSGENQARVAHEREHEKQNEKQSACCAPQAAPKPSSACC; via the coding sequence ATGAAGCGCCTGCACGTTCATGTCTCCGTCGAGGACATCAAGCAATCGGTCGGCTTCTACTCGGCACTGTTCGCCTCAGAGCCCTCGGTCGTGAAATCCGATTATGCGAAATGGATGCTCGAAGACCCGCGGGTGAATTTCGCGATCTCGACGCGGGGCCGCGAGCCAGGTCTCGATCATCTCGGCATTCAGGTGGAGAGCGCCGGCGAATTGCAGGAAGTATATGCGCGCCTGCGCCAGGCCGGTGGCGACGTGATCGAGCAGGGCGAGACGGCCTGCTGCTACGCCAAGTCCGAAAAATCCTGGATCGATGATCCCGCCGGAATCGCGTGGGAGACCTTTCACACCATGGGAGAGAGCATCGTCTATGGCGACGGCAGCGGCGAGAACCAGGCGCGCGTTGCCCATGAAAGGGAACACGAAAAGCAAAATGAGAAGCAATCGGCCTGTTGCGCGCCGCAAGCGGCGCCGAAACCGTCTTCGGCCTGCTGCTGA
- a CDS encoding arsenate reductase ArsC, giving the protein MSYNVLFLCTGNSARSILAESLLRKDGAGRFQAFSAGSQPKGEVNPFALRVLKESGYPIDGLRSKSWLEFSAAGAPVMDFVFTVCDSAAGETCPVWPGQPMAAHWGIEDPAAVEGSDMQKIAAFVQAQRYLKTHIDLLMNLLMKSIDAPTLRSRLTEIGQVEGASRRRPGAA; this is encoded by the coding sequence ATGAGCTACAACGTCTTGTTTCTCTGCACGGGCAACAGCGCGCGATCAATCCTTGCGGAATCGCTGCTGCGCAAGGATGGCGCAGGACGCTTCCAGGCCTTCTCGGCCGGAAGTCAGCCCAAGGGCGAAGTAAATCCCTTTGCGCTCCGCGTGCTCAAAGAGTCAGGTTATCCGATTGATGGACTTCGCTCGAAAAGCTGGCTGGAGTTCTCGGCGGCCGGCGCGCCGGTGATGGATTTCGTGTTTACCGTCTGCGATAGCGCGGCCGGCGAAACCTGTCCGGTATGGCCCGGCCAGCCGATGGCGGCGCATTGGGGGATCGAGGACCCGGCTGCGGTCGAGGGGAGCGATATGCAGAAAATAGCCGCCTTCGTTCAGGCGCAACGCTACCTGAAAACGCATATCGATCTGCTCATGAATTTGCTGATGAAGAGTATTGATGCGCCAACGCTGCGCTCGCGCCTGACCGAGATAGGCCAGGTCGAGGGTGCAAGCCGTCGCCGCCCGGGCGCCGCCTGA